Sequence from the Corallococcus sp. EGB genome:
GGGCGCCCCGGGATCCAACTGCCTCGGCAGGATGGGATACGTCGCGATGTCGTGCGGGTTGGTGAACGACGCCACCGCCAGCCACGGCTGGGCCTCACCACTCGGCGCGGCGGCCCTGGGCGCCGCGTACGACTGCTCCGACAGCGCCCGGTTGTACGGCTCCCCCAGCGCCATCCGCCGCAGGAAGCCGCACGTCAGGTCCGCGAAGCCCTCGTCACGGAACGCCCCCAGGTTGTTGAGGGAGGCCCCGTGCGGCTCCGGATACGACAGCTCCCAGTCGTCAAAGCCGTACCGCTTCAACGAGTGCTCCGGCGGATTGCTCACGTGCCACTTGCCGAAGTAGTGCGTGTGGTAGCCCGCCTTCTGGAACCAGTGCCCCAGCGTCGGAATCCCCTCCGCCGACAGCCACGGGAAGGCCGCCGCGTCACCGCTCTTGAACAGGCCATCCGTCTGCGTGACGCCCGTGCGCGTGCCGTACTGCCCCGTGTAGATGACCGCGCGGCTGGGAGTGCACGCCGACGCCGCGATGGTGTGGTTGCGGAACACCGCCGCGTTCCTCCGCAGCGCCGCGAAGCCGGGGAAGAACTTCCGGAACGGGTTGTCCTCCGCGCCCTCGTCCACGAAGCCCAGGATGTCCTTGAGCGACGGCAGGAAGCCGCCCTCCGGCCCGTAGGCGAAGCGGGGGAACTGCAGCTGATCAACCGTCAGGATGAGGATGTTGGGTCGCGAGGACGAGGACATGCCCCGCCCCCCAGCACGCGCCATACCAGGGGCCCGTCCAGAGACACGGGCCCTTTGTGCCGCGTCCGGATGGGACGCAGGCCGCGTCCCCACCCGACGCGCGGAGGATCAGCTCGGCGTGCGCGAGGACTCCGTCGGCGTCGCGGCCTGGGCCTCCGTGCGCCGGGGCAGCCAGACGTTGAAGGTGGAGCCCTGGCCCGCCTTCCCCGAGGACTCCGCCCAGATGCGCCCGCCGTGCTGCTCCACGATGCCCTGGCTGATGGTGAGCCCCAACCCCAGGCCCCCGTACTTGCTGCCGTGCGCGCGCCCGAAGCGCTCGAAGATGAGGCGCTGCTTCTCGCTGGGGATGCCCACGCCCTCGTCCTTCACGGACAGGTGCACGCCCGTGTCGCCCTCCGCCACCAGGCGCACCAGCACCTGGCCTCCCTCCGGCGAATAGCGGATGGCGTTGGACAACAGGTTCGTCAGCACCTGGTCCAACCGCCCCCGGTCCCACGTGCCCTCCAGGCGCTCGGGGACCTCCACCTTCAGCTCGTGCGTCTGCGACAGCACCGCCATGCGGTCCCGCGTCTCCAGCACCAGCTGCGAGAAGTCGAACGGCTCCAGCTCCAATGACAACCGCCCCGCCTGCAGCCGGCTGATGTCCAGCAGGTCCTCCACCAGCTTCGCCATGCGGTCGATCTGCCGGTTGATGATCTGCAACGACTTGCCGGGGCCGGCCTCCGTCTGTCCCCCCAGCTTCAGCAGCGCCAGGTGCGCGTGGCCCTTCGCCGCGGCCAGCGGCGTACGCAGCTCATGGCTCGCGGCGGCGAGGAACGCGTCCTTCGCCTCGCTCGCCAGCCGCAGCGCCGTCTCCGCGCGCTGCCGCTCGGTGATGTCGCGCGCCACGGAGATGAAGCGGCCGGGGCCCTCGCCCTCCGCCACGTACTGGAGCACCACCTCCACCGGCACCTCCGTGCCGTCGCGGCGGCGGTGGTTGGTGGAGTACGTCTGCGACGGCAGCGTGCCGGACATCAGCGGCGCCAGCAGCTTGCGGAAGCCCTTCTCGTCGAAGGCGCTCTCCACCTCCAGCACCGACAGCCCCACCAGCTCTTCCACCGAAGCGGCCAGCTGCTTGGCCGCGCCCGCGTTCGCGTACGCCAGCGTGAGCGTGTCCGGGGTGAACATCAGGACGCAGTCCAGCGTCGCGTCCAGCGTCGTCTTGAAGCGGCCCAGCGCCTCCTCCGCGCGCCGCTTGTCGTCGATGTCCGTGGCGATGGCCAGCCACCCCACCAACTGCCCGTGCTCGTCGTGCTCGGGCACCGCGCGCGCCAGGTGCCAGCGGTAGACGCCGTCCTTGCGCCGCAGCCGGAACTCCTCCGAGCTGTTGCGCACTTGATCCAGCGACTCGCCCCACACCCTGCGCATCCGCTCGCGGTCCGCCGGGTGCACGTCCTCGAGGAAGGACGCGAGCGACAGCTCATGCCCCTCCTGGTGGCCGGTGTAATCCCGCCAGGCCCGGTTCGCGTACGTCAGCGCCCCGTCCGCCCGCGCGGCCCACATGGGCTCCGGCAGGGACTCCGTGAGCCGGCGGTAGCGCAGCGCGCTCTGCCGCTCCAGGGCCTCGCGGTCGCGCTGGCGCAGGAGGGCGGCCTGGCGCTGGAGCTGCTGCTCCTTGAGGAACAGGTCCACGAAGACGCTGACCTTCGAGCGGAGGATTTCCGGGTCGAAGGGCTTGAGCAGGTAGTCGACCGCGCCGTGCGCGTAACCCTTGAAGACATGCGCCGCGTCACGGCTGAGCGCGGTGAGGAAGATGATGGGGATGGTGCGCGTGCGCTCGCGCTGCTTGATGAGCGCCGCCGTCTGGAAGCCGTCCAGGCCCGGCATCTGCACATCCATCAGGATGACCGCGAAGTCGCGCTGCAGCAGTTGCTTGAGCGCTTCCTCACCGCTCGTGGCCTTCACCAGGTCCTGGCCGAGCGGCTCGAGGATGGCTTCCAGCGCCAGCAGGTTGGCCGGATGGTCGTCCACCATCAGGATGGCCGCGCGCGGGACCGGCGCGGCTTCCTGGGGACGTTCCGGAGTGTGCTCTGTGGAGTTCATGTGCGCGGTGGGGGAGCGCGTAGGTCAGGAGACCCGAGACACGGCGAACAAGGCTAGGGCTGCCCCCTTCCAGACGGAAGTGCCAAGGGGGTACGAAGGTGGATCGCCGACGTTGAGTTTCAAGCACTCACCCACAGCCGCACGAGATCCAAGAGCTTGTCTGTATCCACGGGCTTGGGCAGGTAGTCACTCGCACCGGCAGCCATGCACTTCTCACGGTCATCCTTCAGCGCCTTCGCGGTGACGGCGATGATGGGGAGGCTGGCGTACTTGGGGTCCTTGCGGATGGCACGCATGGTTTCATAGCCGTCCATCTCCGGCATCATCACGTCCATCAACACGACGTCCACGTCGGGGTTCTGGCCGAGCAGCTCGATGGCGGCCCGCCCGTTCTCCGCGAAGACGACCTGCATGCTGTGATTTTCCAGCACGCTGGTGAGCGCGAAGATGTTTCGCATGTCGTCATCCACCAGGAGCACCTTCTTGCCGGCCAGCGGCGCGTCCTGGTCGTTGCGCTGCGCCAGGGCCGCGCGCGCCCGCGCCGGAAGATTCTCATCCAGGCGGTGCAGGAAGAGCGCGGTGTCGCTGAGCAGCTGGTCGGGGCTCTTCGCGCCGCTCTTCAGGATGACGCTGCCGGTGTAGCGCCGCAGACGGGCCTCGTCCTTGGGCGTCAATTCACGGCCGGTGTAGACGACGATGGGCAGGTCGCGGAAGCGCTGCTGCGTCTTCACCTCCTCTACCAGCTTGATGCCGTCCATGTCGGGCAGCAGGAGGTCGATGACGAGGCAGTCGTACTCGTTCTCCTCCAGCTTCCCGAGGGCCTCCTGGCCGGACGCCACCGCGGTGACGATGACGTCGCCGCCGTCGCTGAGCAGCTGGGTGAGGCTGCTGCGCTGCACGTCGTCGTCCTCGATGACGAGCAGGCGGCGCTCGCGGCGCTCCAGGAAGCGCGACAGCTGACCGAAGACGCGCTCCAGGCCCTCCTTGCTCACGGGCTTGGTCAGGTAGCCGAACGCGCCCTGGGTGTTGCCCAGGTGCTTGTCCATCACGCTGATGATGTGGACGGGGATGTGGCGCGTGCGCGGGTTGCGCTTGAGGCGATCCAACACACTCCAGCCGTCCACCACGGGCAGCTGGATGTCCAGGGTGATGGCGTCCGGCTGGTACTCGTGCGCCATGGACAGGCCGCTGTCACCGCGCGTGGCGACCAGGGCCTTGAAGCCCTTCTCGCGCGCCATCTGCACCATGATGCGGGCGAACTTCAGGTCATCCTCGATGATGAGCAAGGTGCGGTCACCCTCGCGGATGAGGTCGCGGTCGTCCTCCACCACGACGGGCGTGTGCGCCCCCTCCACCTGGGGAGGCAGCGCGGCGTCCAGCACGTGGGCCTGCGGCTCCGACACTGGGGCTGGAGGCGGCGGCGCGATGGGCGGCGGCGTGGAGGTGCTGGCGGTGGACAGGGGAGCGAGCGTCTCCGGCAGGGCCCCCAGCGCGCGGCTGGCGGTGTCCCCCCCCTGCGACACGTCCTCGTCCGCGCCCTGATACTCCGGCGGCAGGTAGAGGGTGAAGGTGCTGCCCTTGCCCGGCTCGCTCTCCAGGCGGATCTCTCCGCCCAGCAGCTTGGCGATCTCCCGGCTGATGGACAGGCCCAGGCCGGTGCCGCCGTACTTGCGGGCGGTGGAGCCGTCCGCCTGCTGGAACGCCTCGAAGATGATGCGCTGCTTGTCCTTGGCGATGCCGATGCCGGTGTCCTTCACCGCGAAGGCCAGCACGTGGCGCGAGCGGCGCAGCGCCTCGTGGTCGAAGCGGATGCCCTTGTCCGCCAGGCGTACGGTGAGCTTCACGCCGCCCTCGTCGGTGAACTTGAAGGCGTTGGAGAGCAGGTTCTTGAGCACCTGCTGCAGCCGCTGCGGATCCGTGCGCACGTGGCGCGGCGTGCCCGGGAGCACCTCCACCTGGAAGGTGAGGCCCTTCTGGTCCGCCACCGGGCGGAAGCTGCGATCGATGAACTGGTTGAGCTCCGTGAGGACGATGTCCCGGGGCTCCACCTGCATCTTGCCCGCCTCCACCTTGGACAGGTCGAGGATCTCGTTGATGAGGCTGAGCAGGTCTCCGCCGGACGCGTAGATGGTGTTGGCGTACTCCACCTGCTTGGAGGAGAGGTTGCCGTCCTTGTTGTCCGACAGGAGCTTCGCGAGGATGAGCAGCGAGTTGAGCGGCGTGCGCAGCTCGTGGCTCATGTTGGCCAGGAACTCGCTCTTGTACTTGGAGATGATGGTGAGCTGCTCCGCCTTCTCCTCCAGGCTGACGCGCGCCAGCTCCACCTCGCGGTTCTTCTCCTCCACGCGGGTGTTCTGGTCCGCCAGCTCCTTGGCCTTCTCCTCCAGCTCGATGTTGGTGCGCTTGAGTTCGTCCTGCTGCTGGGTGAGCTCGCGCGACTGGCTCTGGAGCTCATGCGTCAGGCGCTGCGACTCGGCGAGCAGCGTCTCCGTGCGCATGTTCGCCATGATCATGTTGAGCACCACGCCGATGCTCTCCATCAGCTGATCCAGGAAGATCTGATGGATGGCGCTGAACGGGTGGAACGAGGCCAGCTCGATGACGGCCTTGACCTCACCCTCGAAGAGGACGGGCAGGACGATGATGTTGAGCGGCGCGGCCTCGCCCAGTCCGGAGGAGATGGTGATGTAGTCCGACGGCACGCGCGTCAGCAGGATGGTCTTCTTCTCCAGCGCGCACTGGCCGACCAGGCCCTCGCCCAGGCGGAAGCGGTTCGCCAGGTGCTTGCGCTCCCGGTACGCGTAGGTGCTGGTGAGCTTGAGGGACGGGATGCCGCCCTCGGGGTCGGAGAGGAAGAAGCCGCCGTGGTGCGCGGACACCAGCGGGGTCAGCTCGCTCATGATGAGGCGGCTGACGGCGTCCAGGGACTTCTGGCCCTGCATCATGCCGCTGAACTTCGCCAGGTTCGTCTTGAGCCAGTCCTGCTCCTGGTTCTTCTGCGTGGTCTCACGCAGGTTGACGATCATCTGGTTGATGTTGTCCTTCAGCGCCGCGACCTCGCCTTCGGCGACGACCGTGATGCTGCGGGTCAGGTCGCCCTTGGTCACGGCGGTGGCCACGTCGGAGATGGCGCGCAGCTGGCTGGTGAGCGTACCGGCCAGCTGGTTCACGTTGTCCGTCAGCTGCCGCCACGTGCCGCGAGCGCCGGGCACGCGGGCCTGGCCGCCCAGCTTTCCTTCGATACCCACCTCGCGGGCCACCGTGGAGACCTGCTCCGCGAAGGTGCCCAGCGTGTCGGTCATGTTGTTGATGGTGTCCGCGAGCGCCGCGACTTCGCCCTTCGCGTCCACGATGAGCTTCTGGGTCAGGTCGCCGTTGGCCACCGCGGTCACCACGCGCACGATGCCGCGCACCTGGGTGGTGAGGTTGGAGGCCATGAAGTTCACGTTGTCCGTGAGGTCCTTCCACGTGCCGGCCACACCGGGCACCCGGGCCTGTCCGCCCAGCTTCCCTTCCACGCCCACCTCGCGGGCCACCGTGGAGACCTGCTCCGCGAAGATGCCCAGCGTGTCGGTCATGTTGTTGATGGTCTCCGCGAGCGCGGCCACCTCGCCCTTCGCGTCCACCACCAGCTTCTGCTTGAGGTCGCCGTTGGCGACCGCGGTCACCACCTTCACGATGCCGCGCACCTGGGTGGTGAGGTTGCGGGCCATGAAGTTCACGTTGTCCGTGAGGTCCTTCCACGTACCGGACACGCCCTTCACTTCCGCCTGACCGCCCAGCTTTCCTTCCGCGCCCACCTCGCGCGCCACGCGGGTCACTTCGGAGGCGAAGCTGTTGAGCTGGTCCACCATCGTGTTGATGGTGTTCTTCAGCTCCAGGATTTCGCCCTTCGCGTCCACGGTGATCTTCTTGGACAGGTCGCCGTTGGCCACCGCCGTGGTCACCAGGGCGATGTTGCGCACCTGGCTGGTGAGGTTGGAGGCCATGCTGTTCACGTTGTCCGTGAGGTCCTTCCACGTGCCGGCGACGCCCGGCACCGCGGCCTGGCCACCCAGCTTGCCGTCCGTACCCACTTCCTTCGCGACGCGCGTCACTTCGGAAGCGAAGGCGCGCAGCTGGTCCACCATCGTGTTGATGGTGCTCTTGAGCTCCAGGATTTCGCCCTTCGCCTCCACGGAGATCTTCTGCGACAGGTCGCCGTAGGCCACCGCGGTGGTCACCTTGGCGATGTTGCGCACCTGGTCCGTGAGGTTCGCGGCGAGGACGTTCACGTTGTCCGTGAGGTCCTTCCACACGCCCGCGACGCCGGGCACCGCGGCCTGGCCGCCCAGCTTGCCCTCCGTACCCACTTCCTTACCGACGCGCGTCACCTCCGAGGCGAAGGCGCGCAGCTGGTCCACCATCGTGTTGATGGTGTTCTTCAGCTCCAGCACCTCGCCCTTCACGCTCACGGTGATCTTCTGGGACAGGTCGCCGTTGGCCACCGCCGTGGTGACCTTGGCGATGTTGCGCACCTGGTCCGTCAGGTTGCCGGCGAGGACGTTCACGTTGTCCGTGAGGTCCTTCCACACACCGGACACGCCCTTCACGTCGGCCTGACCGCCCAGCTTGCCTTCCGTACCCACTTCCTTCGCGACGCGCGTCACTTCCGCGGCGAACGCACGGAGCTGGTCCACCATCGTGTTGATGGTGCTCTTGAGCTCCAGCACCTCGCCCTTCGCGTCCACGGTGATCTTCTTGGACAGGTCGCCGTTCGCGACCGCCGTGGTCACCTCCGCGATGTTTCGCACCTGGGCCGTGAGGTTGTTGGCCAGCAGGTTCACGTTGTTCGTGAGGTCCTTCCACGTGCCCGCGACGCCCGGCACTTCGGCCTGGGCGCCCAGCTTGCCCTCCACGCCCACCGTGCGCGCGACGTCCGTCACCTGCTGCGCGAAGACGGACAGCGTCTGGGTCATCGCGTTGATGGTGTCCGCGAGCGCGGCGATCTCGCCCTTGGCCTCCATCACCAGCTTCTGGGACAGGTCGCCGTCGGCCACCGCCGTCACCACCTTGACGATGCCGCGCACCTGGGTGGTGAGGTTGAAGGCCATGCTGTTCACGTTGTCCGTGAGGTCCTTCCACACTCCGGACACGCCCTTCACGTCGGCCTGGCCGCCCAGCTTGCCGTCCGTGCCCACCTCCTTCGCGACGCGGGTCACTTCGGCGG
This genomic interval carries:
- a CDS encoding PAS domain S-box protein is translated as MNSTEHTPERPQEAAPVPRAAILMVDDHPANLLALEAILEPLGQDLVKATSGEEALKQLLQRDFAVILMDVQMPGLDGFQTAALIKQRERTRTIPIIFLTALSRDAAHVFKGYAHGAVDYLLKPFDPEILRSKVSVFVDLFLKEQQLQRQAALLRQRDREALERQSALRYRRLTESLPEPMWAARADGALTYANRAWRDYTGHQEGHELSLASFLEDVHPADRERMRRVWGESLDQVRNSSEEFRLRRKDGVYRWHLARAVPEHDEHGQLVGWLAIATDIDDKRRAEEALGRFKTTLDATLDCVLMFTPDTLTLAYANAGAAKQLAASVEELVGLSVLEVESAFDEKGFRKLLAPLMSGTLPSQTYSTNHRRRDGTEVPVEVVLQYVAEGEGPGRFISVARDITERQRAETALRLASEAKDAFLAAASHELRTPLAAAKGHAHLALLKLGGQTEAGPGKSLQIINRQIDRMAKLVEDLLDISRLQAGRLSLELEPFDFSQLVLETRDRMAVLSQTHELKVEVPERLEGTWDRGRLDQVLTNLLSNAIRYSPEGGQVLVRLVAEGDTGVHLSVKDEGVGIPSEKQRLIFERFGRAHGSKYGGLGLGLTISQGIVEQHGGRIWAESSGKAGQGSTFNVWLPRRTEAQAATPTESSRTPS
- a CDS encoding HAMP domain-containing protein, translating into MDDTKVSSSSAPRKRANGRKTAGTPAPQDAGLPGTRSQANIAANRLSDVEAARTEPASGRRAPARSRNGNSRPAADDGLRPGGPPPLQQLLAALRAVQAGDFTVRLPSGAQDVVMDEIARAFNAVVTLNSNLTHEIVRVERVVGREGRMGERVSLGDVKGDWATSVQSINALIGDLVQPTTEVARVLVAVAEGDLTQKMALEIDGQPVKGEFLRIGTTVNAMVDQLNSFAAEVTRVAKEVGTEGKLGGQADVKGVSGVWKDLTDNVNVLAGNLTAQVRNIAEVTTAVARGDLSRKITVDVKGEVLELKSTINTMVDQLNSFASEVTRVAREVGTEGKLGGQAAVSGVSGTWKDLTDNVNFMASNLTTQVRGIVKVVTAVANGDLTQKLMVPSQGEIAALGATLNNMTDTLNVFAQQVTSVARTVGVEGKLGAQAQVPGAAGTWKDLTDNVNLMASNLTSQVRNIAEVSTAVANGDLSRKITVDVNGEVLELKSTINTMVDQLRAFAAEVTRVAKEVGTDGKLGGQAAVPGVGGTWKDLTDNVNSMASNLTTQVRNIALVTTAVATGDLSKKITVDARGEILELKNTINTMVDQLNSFASEVTRVAREVGTHGKLGGQAEVKGVSGTWKDLTDNVNFMASNLTTQVRGIAKVVTAVANGDLTQRLKMEAKGEVAELADTINAMTQTLSIFAQQVTDVARTVGVEGKLGAQAVVPGVAGTWKDLTNNVNLLANNLTDQVRNIAEVTTAVAKGDLSRKITVDAKGEVLELKSTINTMVDQLRAFAAEVTRVAKEVGTDGKLGGQADVKGVSGVWKDLTDNVNSMAFNLTTQVRGIVKVVTAVADGDLSQKLVMEAKGEIAALADTINAMTQTLSVFAQQVTDVARTVGVEGKLGAQAEVPGVAGTWKDLTNNVNLLANNLTAQVRNIAEVTTAVANGDLSKKITVDAKGEVLELKSTINTMVDQLRAFAAEVTRVAKEVGTEGKLGGQADVKGVSGVWKDLTDNVNVLAGNLTDQVRNIAKVTTAVANGDLSQKITVSVKGEVLELKNTINTMVDQLRAFASEVTRVGKEVGTEGKLGGQAAVPGVAGVWKDLTDNVNVLAANLTDQVRNIAKVTTAVAYGDLSQKISVEAKGEILELKSTINTMVDQLRAFASEVTRVAKEVGTDGKLGGQAAVPGVAGTWKDLTDNVNSMASNLTSQVRNIALVTTAVANGDLSKKITVDAKGEILELKNTINTMVDQLNSFASEVTRVAREVGAEGKLGGQAEVKGVSGTWKDLTDNVNFMARNLTTQVRGIVKVVTAVANGDLKQKLVVDAKGEVAALAETINNMTDTLGIFAEQVSTVAREVGVEGKLGGQARVPGVAGTWKDLTDNVNFMASNLTTQVRGIVRVVTAVANGDLTQKLIVDAKGEVAALADTINNMTDTLGTFAEQVSTVAREVGIEGKLGGQARVPGARGTWRQLTDNVNQLAGTLTSQLRAISDVATAVTKGDLTRSITVVAEGEVAALKDNINQMIVNLRETTQKNQEQDWLKTNLAKFSGMMQGQKSLDAVSRLIMSELTPLVSAHHGGFFLSDPEGGIPSLKLTSTYAYRERKHLANRFRLGEGLVGQCALEKKTILLTRVPSDYITISSGLGEAAPLNIIVLPVLFEGEVKAVIELASFHPFSAIHQIFLDQLMESIGVVLNMIMANMRTETLLAESQRLTHELQSQSRELTQQQDELKRTNIELEEKAKELADQNTRVEEKNREVELARVSLEEKAEQLTIISKYKSEFLANMSHELRTPLNSLLILAKLLSDNKDGNLSSKQVEYANTIYASGGDLLSLINEILDLSKVEAGKMQVEPRDIVLTELNQFIDRSFRPVADQKGLTFQVEVLPGTPRHVRTDPQRLQQVLKNLLSNAFKFTDEGGVKLTVRLADKGIRFDHEALRRSRHVLAFAVKDTGIGIAKDKQRIIFEAFQQADGSTARKYGGTGLGLSISREIAKLLGGEIRLESEPGKGSTFTLYLPPEYQGADEDVSQGGDTASRALGALPETLAPLSTASTSTPPPIAPPPPAPVSEPQAHVLDAALPPQVEGAHTPVVVEDDRDLIREGDRTLLIIEDDLKFARIMVQMAREKGFKALVATRGDSGLSMAHEYQPDAITLDIQLPVVDGWSVLDRLKRNPRTRHIPVHIISVMDKHLGNTQGAFGYLTKPVSKEGLERVFGQLSRFLERRERRLLVIEDDDVQRSSLTQLLSDGGDVIVTAVASGQEALGKLEENEYDCLVIDLLLPDMDGIKLVEEVKTQQRFRDLPIVVYTGRELTPKDEARLRRYTGSVILKSGAKSPDQLLSDTALFLHRLDENLPARARAALAQRNDQDAPLAGKKVLLVDDDMRNIFALTSVLENHSMQVVFAENGRAAIELLGQNPDVDVVLMDVMMPEMDGYETMRAIRKDPKYASLPIIAVTAKALKDDREKCMAAGASDYLPKPVDTDKLLDLVRLWVSA